A window of Neisseria canis contains these coding sequences:
- a CDS encoding TonB-dependent receptor domain-containing protein — MANIKYNYLALSIAMAYMAASAAGADEVNPAGNGEAEENVTEVDTVTVRGRYNRHQAGHDKVYEEDISSLYRDKDQIDLFRGTASADLFKGMIGVGIGDARNSGGIDPNIRGIQGQGRVPVTIDGAENGVTVWRGYNGANNRTYIDPMLISSIRVEKGASLTRGFESSVGGGIAIKTLEADDILKPDRKFGADIRVEAANNMAGERVPDLNLVGTQLRGSYQDLANHFHKLPKKAGGDAKTFGHDQAARVALAAKTDRTELVAAYAYRYHGNHYAGKGGKHRYEQIYHAGGVNIPGIASENISENMFEGRSEVFNTSLNNRSFLLKGTFKPTDKQAIQLGYRRLDSRYGEIMPSRIYGIATKDGALLPQWPLSKIKMDTYTLDYRWKLENRWLDLESGIWLNKADMALQNSGGMVYDLGNYKNSRNPSLNSLQRTTILHGSLNKNTNNRWGVYLTNKMKLHDSLNLTLGGSYQYEKLGTPDDTWRKLAEQDVSWVSTPRQGKRDEYKLYFNFDWQPTDRISVNAGARYNHYSSEDTWANELLAKTRSLHDLFMENERIEWNERQNHLSKDNLSRNGASPEYTMTEEDYSKLKNILSGELGYIIHYEEQDQALKQSYIETGMTEQEADQLAWQSNTYMIPRDEYGKISRADNPFLNGQAEKNGWRVPQLSGQNGKQIQNIDTGGESDGVLARYQSLGRDLSLIEDNLEKNFEPERRPELEAKARTLRAQMAALENSGWKEKLIKRKAHAWSPTFSLSYRLADNGRLYGRWAQTTRMPSSFEDISGFSASRRSYKMKPERGTNLEIGYVHNLRDILPGNPENADIKLAWYKNTIRNPIDRGDELTFIQRDKWATSGLELSSRYDNGKFFAELGANYLLSNRVCDENQAARTDVYFGQSPKCIDGGFPLGYMYNMELPKYNFNLLVGGRFFDRKLEAGGRLTYHTGYKRSAEAKEYAQKYYRNSDTNVTGLNGSIPWHAAAIVDAYVKYNFKNDLSVEFSGTNLTNRYYFDPITRSNMPAPGRAFRFSLSKKF; from the coding sequence CCGCAGCCGGTGCCGATGAAGTGAACCCTGCAGGCAATGGCGAAGCTGAAGAAAATGTTACCGAAGTGGACACGGTAACTGTGCGCGGGCGTTATAACCGCCATCAGGCAGGGCATGATAAGGTGTATGAAGAAGACATTTCCAGCCTTTATCGAGATAAAGACCAGATAGATCTGTTTCGTGGCACGGCATCGGCAGATTTGTTTAAAGGCATGATAGGCGTGGGCATCGGCGATGCGCGCAACAGCGGCGGCATTGATCCGAATATCCGAGGAATCCAAGGTCAGGGCAGGGTGCCGGTAACCATTGACGGCGCCGAAAACGGCGTTACGGTGTGGCGGGGATATAACGGAGCCAACAACCGCACTTATATCGACCCGATGTTGATCAGCAGCATCAGGGTTGAAAAAGGTGCTTCGCTTACCCGCGGGTTTGAAAGCTCGGTAGGAGGCGGCATTGCGATTAAAACACTGGAAGCCGACGATATTTTAAAGCCCGACCGCAAATTCGGCGCCGATATCCGGGTGGAAGCGGCGAATAATATGGCGGGCGAACGTGTTCCCGACCTCAATCTGGTGGGTACGCAGCTGCGCGGCAGCTATCAAGATTTGGCCAACCATTTTCACAAGTTGCCTAAAAAAGCAGGAGGCGATGCCAAAACATTCGGGCATGACCAGGCTGCGCGGGTTGCCTTGGCGGCCAAAACCGACCGCACGGAGCTGGTGGCCGCTTATGCCTACCGCTATCACGGCAACCATTATGCGGGTAAGGGCGGCAAGCACCGCTATGAGCAGATTTATCATGCAGGGGGAGTGAACATTCCCGGTATTGCTTCAGAAAATATTTCGGAGAATATGTTTGAAGGGCGAAGCGAAGTATTTAATACTTCGCTCAACAACCGCTCTTTTTTGCTGAAAGGTACGTTCAAACCCACTGATAAACAGGCTATCCAGCTTGGCTACCGCCGCTTGGACAGCCGCTACGGCGAAATTATGCCTTCGAGGATTTACGGCATTGCAACGAAAGACGGTGCCCTGCTGCCGCAATGGCCTTTAAGCAAAATCAAAATGGATACCTACACGCTGGATTACCGCTGGAAGCTGGAAAACCGCTGGCTTGATTTGGAAAGCGGTATTTGGTTGAACAAAGCGGATATGGCGCTGCAAAACAGCGGCGGCATGGTTTATGATTTGGGCAACTATAAAAATTCGCGTAACCCTAGCTTGAATAGCCTGCAGAGAACCACCATTCTTCACGGCTCGCTGAATAAGAACACCAATAACCGTTGGGGCGTTTACCTGACCAATAAAATGAAGCTGCACGATTCTTTAAACTTAACCTTGGGCGGCAGCTATCAATATGAAAAGCTTGGTACGCCTGACGATACTTGGAGGAAGTTGGCGGAGCAAGATGTATCTTGGGTGAGTACGCCCAGGCAAGGCAAACGGGATGAATACAAGCTTTATTTTAATTTCGACTGGCAGCCTACCGACCGGATTTCGGTAAATGCGGGCGCGCGCTACAACCATTACAGCTCTGAAGATACTTGGGCAAATGAATTGCTGGCCAAAACCCGTTCATTGCACGATTTATTTATGGAAAACGAGAGAATAGAGTGGAATGAGCGGCAAAATCACCTATCCAAGGATAATTTAAGCCGCAATGGTGCATCGCCGGAATATACTATGACGGAAGAGGATTACAGCAAACTGAAAAATATATTATCCGGCGAGCTTGGCTATATTATCCATTATGAAGAGCAGGACCAAGCACTTAAGCAGAGCTATATTGAAACCGGTATGACTGAACAGGAAGCTGATCAGCTAGCTTGGCAGAGCAATACTTATATGATTCCGCGTGATGAATACGGAAAAATATCGCGCGCAGACAATCCTTTCTTAAACGGACAAGCGGAGAAAAACGGTTGGCGGGTGCCGCAATTGTCGGGACAGAACGGTAAGCAGATACAGAATATAGATACCGGCGGCGAATCCGACGGCGTGCTTGCAAGATATCAATCGCTGGGAAGGGATTTGAGCTTGATTGAAGATAATTTGGAAAAAAACTTCGAACCTGAGCGCAGGCCTGAATTGGAAGCTAAGGCCCGGACACTCAGGGCGCAAATGGCAGCTTTGGAAAACTCGGGTTGGAAGGAGAAGCTGATTAAAAGAAAAGCACATGCCTGGTCGCCTACTTTTTCCTTATCTTACCGATTGGCCGACAATGGCAGGCTTTACGGCAGATGGGCGCAAACCACAAGGATGCCGAGCAGCTTCGAAGATATTTCCGGCTTTAGCGCAAGCCGCCGTTCCTACAAAATGAAGCCCGAGCGCGGTACCAATCTGGAAATCGGCTATGTGCATAATTTGCGGGACATCTTGCCGGGCAATCCTGAAAATGCCGATATTAAGCTGGCATGGTATAAAAACACCATCCGGAACCCGATAGACCGGGGCGATGAACTCACTTTTATACAGCGCGACAAATGGGCCACTTCGGGCTTGGAGCTCTCTTCCCGCTATGATAACGGCAAGTTTTTTGCCGAATTGGGCGCCAATTATCTGTTGAGCAACCGCGTGTGTGATGAAAATCAGGCGGCGCGGACGGATGTTTATTTCGGCCAATCGCCGAAATGCATAGACGGCGGGTTCCCATTGGGCTATATGTATAACATGGAATTGCCGAAATACAATTTCAATTTGCTGGTGGGCGGCCGTTTCTTCGACCGCAAGCTGGAAGCGGGCGGCCGCCTGACCTACCATACCGGCTACAAGCGTTCGGCGGAAGCGAAAGAGTACGCCCAAAAATATTACCGCAATTCTGATACCAATGTGACAGGGCTGAACGGCTCAATTCCATGGCATGCTGCCGCTATTGTGGATGCCTATGTGAAATACAACTTTAAAAACGACTTAAGTGTGGAGTTTTCGGGCACCAACCTGACCAACCGCTATTATTTCGACCCGATTACCCGGTCGAATATGCCGGCACCGGGTAGGGCGTTCCGTTTTTCTTTGAGCAAAAAGTTTTAA